One Trichosurus vulpecula isolate mTriVul1 chromosome 7, mTriVul1.pri, whole genome shotgun sequence genomic region harbors:
- the DDX20 gene encoding probable ATP-dependent RNA helicase DDX20: MAAAAAEASNTRGAAMAAGLAPVPELSVDPGEPGQGRSLRTAHDVGGPRARTGDVLLAEPADFGSLLLSRPVLEGLRAAGFERPSPVQLKAIPLGRCGLDLIVQAKSGTGKTCVFSTVALDSLILENLATQILILAPTREIAVQIHSVITAIGIKMEGLECHVFIGGTPLAQDKTRLKKCHIAVGSPGRIKQLIELDYLNTASIRLFILDEADKLLEEGSFQEQINWIYSSLPANKQMLAVSATYPEFLASALTKYMRDPTFVRLNSSDPSLIGLKQYYKVVNSHPLPHKIFEEKTQHLQELFSRIPFNQALVFSNLHSRAQHLADILSSKGFPAECISGSMNQNQRLDAMAKLKQFHCRVLISTDLTSRGIDAEKVNLVVNLDVPLDWETYMHRIGRAGRFGTLGLAVTYCCRGEEENMMMTIAQKCNLNLLCLPDPIPPGLMEECLDWDVEVKAAMPTVGSVNVPIQPPKIIQKPDRIIQAQKAQSSHVALSQTASGPTGTVKSKKATKQKHPGKSHSEYGSKEKVELSRGVGYATQLKEPVENYVQTPVESSSIFQNQAREASLATLPKIPCLSSFKIQQPCVVTFSELVEDYEHYIKEGLEKHVEIIRHYTGPGEQALQPQNGLLKWRQTQESPRALVSSGRSEDSASDSDSGCSRASSQSKGNKSCLEGSSDNQVRESELASVTGHASPDQPLNGSETPSVEESQGVPHIPMKALGREEGANQTSKRSRKSVPKRAPQQLQWEPHEESWCDHAGEQPPVFPTNAQSYEDYWRSCYWAWQEYYAAASQSYSWNAKRHSDWMAAYHMNTIYLQELMRGGDL, translated from the exons ATGGCTGCAGCTGCGGCGGAGGCGTCTAATACTCGTGGCGCCGCGATGGCGGCGGGCTTAGCTCCAGTCCCCGAACTCTCTGTGGATCCGGGGGAACCCGGACAAGGCCGGAGCCTGCGCACGGCGCACGACGTGGGGGGCCCGCGGGCGCGCACCGGGGACGTGCTGCTGGCCGAACCGGCCGACTTCGGGTCGCTGCTGCTTTCGCGGCCGGTGCTGGAGGGGCTGCGGGCGGCCGGCTTCGAGCGGCCCTCGCCGGTGCAGCTCAAGGCCATCCCGCTGGGCCGCTGCGGCCTGG ATTTGATCGTTCAGGCTAAGTCTGGCACCGGGAAAACCTGCGTGTTCTCCACCGTGGCGTTGGACTCGCTCATTCTTGAAAACCTGGCCACGCAG ATTCTGATCTTGGCTCCTACAAGAGAGATTGCAGTGCAGATCCATTCTGTTATCACAGCCATTGGAATCAAGATGGAAGGTTTAGAATGCCATGTCTTTATTGGGGGAACACCTTTAGCTCAAGACAAGACCAGACTTAAAAAATGCCATATTGCCGTTGGCTCTCCTG GCAGAATTAAACAGTTAATAGAACTTGACTACTTGAACACAGCCAGTATCCGTCTTTTTATTCTTGATGAGGCAGATAAACTTCTAGAAGAAGGGAGCTTCCAGGaacaaataaa ttGGATTTACTCCTCTCTGCCTGCCAACAAACAGATGCTGGCAGTATCAGCCACCTACCCTGAATTCTTGGCCAGTGCTTTGACGAAGTACATGAGAGACCCCACGTTTGTAAGGCTGAATTCCAGTGACCCAAGTCTTATTG GCCTGAAGcagtattacaaagtggtaaatTCACATCCCTTGCCTCATAAGATTTTTGAGGAAAAGACCCAACACTTGCAAGAATTATTTAGTAGAATTCCATTTAATCAAGCTTTGGTCTTCTCTAATTTACATAGCAG AGCCCAGCATTTGGCTGATATCTTGTCATCCAAGGGCTTTCCTGCTGAGTGCATTTCAG GTAGCATGAATCAAAACCAACGTCTTGATGCTATGGCGAAACTGAAGCAGTTCCATTGCAGAGTCCTCATTTCAACGGATTTG ACTTCACGTGGGATTGATGCTGAGAAGGTGAATCTGGTTGTAAATTTGGATGTGCCATTGGACTGGGAAACGTACATGCATCGGATTGGCAGAGCTGGACGTTTTg GTACTTTGGGGCTGGCGGTGACCTATTGTTGccggggagaggaagaaaatatgatGATGACAATTGCCCAGAAATGTAATCTTAACCTCCTCTGTTTGCCAG atCCAATTCCTCCTGGCCTGATGGAAGAATGTTTGGATTGGGATGTTGAGGTCAAAGCTGCCATGCCGACAGTTGGCTCGGTTAACGTACCCATCCAACCCCCCAAAATAATTCAGAAGCCAGATCGGATCATTCAGGCCCAGAAAGCTCAGAGTAGCCATGTGGCTCTGTCGCAGACAGCTTCAGGTCCTACAGGGACAGTCAAGTCAAAGAAAGCTACCAAGCAGAAACACCCAGGGAAAAGCCATTCTGAatatggaagcaaagaaaaagtggAGCTCTCCAGGGGGGTGGGCTATGCCACACAATTGAAAGAACCTGTAGAGAACTACGTTCAGACCCCTGTTGAAAGTTCCAGCATCTTTCAGAACCAAGCCAGAGAAGCTTCACTTGCCACACTCCCCAAAATCCCTtgtctgtcttcctttaagatcCAGCAGCCCTGTGTAGTGACTTTTTCAGAATTGGTGGAGGATTATGAACATTATATTAAGGAGGGACTAGAGAAGCATGTAGAAATTATCAGGCACTATACTGGTCCTGGGGAGCAGGCCCTGCAGCCCCAAAATGGTTTATTAAAATGGAGACAAACTCAAGAGAGCCCCCGGGCATTGGTGAGCAGTGGCCGCTCAGAAGATTCAGCTAGTGACAGTGATTCCGGCTGCTCGAGAGCATCATCCCAGAGCAAAGGGAACAAGTCGTGCCTGGAAGGCTCTTCTGACAACCAGGTGAGAGAAAGCGAACTGGCCTCTGTGACAGGCCATGCTTCTCCCGATCAGCCCTTGAATGGAAGCGAAACCCCAAGTGTGGAGGAGAGCCAAGGTGTCCCTCACATCCCGATGAAAgccctggggagggaggaaggggccaaCCAGACCTCTAAGCGCAGCAGGAAAAGTGTTCCCAAGCGGGCACCTCAGCAGCTGCAGTGGGAGCCTCACGAGGAGAGTTGGTGTGATCACGCTGGGGAGCAACCTCCAGTTTTCCCCACCAATGCTCAGAGTTATGAGGATTACTGGAGATCCTGCTACTGGGCATGGCAGGAGTACTATGCAGCAGCCTCGCAGTCCTATAGCTGGAATGCCAAGAGACACTCTGATTGGATGGCCGCCTATCACATGAACACTATCTATCTTCAGGAGTTAATGCGGGGCGGTGACCTGTGA